A genomic segment from Meiothermus sp. Pnk-1 encodes:
- a CDS encoding phage tail protein, whose protein sequence is MTNFTLSAQASGVNSLMLVYPYPINAAQLHHAVVVATNVQGDLDRFGLRLYPNPDQDAWAVSDANVFVDSNNSLVFIGEFVWHPRLYYGGDVAAEIFLPPGTTADLLVILDEQNDGWNSFYQQIALGQSFAPEFHPPNPPTNPPYFGGEWIAAFAAESVAAPTGWSQIAEVGNAKILQVFRRDYNPWAAPNQLLPVGTFYGDADTIWIYNLQQNTFSIDFSQSNIEARPGDSVNIYVDIFRGANNEYQGVIEFTLISSPNVRAMISPPAVTGNTATLTIFINPDALPGSYEYVTIDVGEAGERVTVNISIVESDEKKFGLYRAYQRDLSPPWLQQDWGRQWQEELGGAKDRLVDWLVLAVRARYITAAPDDALALIGQDRRMPRYPSEGADAYRARLLRAWDWWYRSGTVRGLENAMAILGYTAKIYELFRSIPARWAEFSLTLRPTNPQSVPNWADDGIWEDDGMLWGVQLSADERARILGVVNSLKAAHSVLAYCFYITGGAIWGETDELWQDDGVWDEGEIVEIYRRT, encoded by the coding sequence ATGACCAACTTTACTCTATCCGCGCAGGCATCCGGTGTAAACAGTTTAATGCTGGTGTACCCCTACCCGATAAACGCCGCGCAATTACATCACGCAGTAGTGGTAGCGACCAACGTACAAGGCGATTTGGATCGGTTCGGGTTGCGGTTGTACCCAAACCCCGACCAGGACGCCTGGGCCGTTAGCGACGCAAACGTTTTTGTTGATTCAAACAATTCACTGGTATTCATTGGAGAATTCGTTTGGCATCCTCGTTTATACTACGGCGGCGATGTCGCCGCTGAAATCTTCCTCCCCCCGGGCACAACCGCGGATTTGCTTGTCATTTTAGACGAGCAAAACGATGGGTGGAATAGCTTTTACCAACAAATCGCGTTAGGACAATCGTTTGCGCCGGAGTTTCATCCGCCCAATCCCCCAACCAATCCCCCATACTTCGGCGGAGAGTGGATTGCCGCGTTTGCTGCAGAAAGCGTGGCCGCCCCCACCGGGTGGTCCCAAATTGCCGAGGTGGGCAATGCTAAAATATTACAAGTATTCCGCAGGGACTATAATCCCTGGGCGGCTCCAAATCAGCTATTGCCAGTAGGAACGTTTTACGGCGACGCCGATACGATTTGGATTTATAATTTGCAACAAAACACTTTCTCGATTGATTTTTCCCAATCCAACATAGAAGCTCGCCCAGGCGACAGCGTGAACATCTACGTAGATATTTTTCGGGGGGCAAACAACGAATATCAAGGAGTCATCGAATTTACTCTTATATCCTCGCCAAACGTACGTGCAATGATTTCTCCCCCGGCAGTTACGGGCAATACAGCCACCCTAACAATATTCATCAATCCTGACGCATTGCCAGGGAGTTATGAATATGTAACGATTGATGTCGGAGAGGCTGGGGAGAGGGTAACCGTCAATATCTCTATTGTTGAATCTGATGAAAAGAAGTTTGGCCTCTACCGGGCCTACCAGCGCGATCTCTCACCCCCCTGGCTGCAACAGGACTGGGGGCGGCAGTGGCAGGAGGAGCTGGGAGGGGCCAAGGACCGGCTGGTGGACTGGCTGGTGCTGGCGGTGCGCGCGCGCTATATCACCGCGGCTCCCGACGACGCCCTAGCCCTCATCGGTCAGGACCGGCGCATGCCGCGCTACCCATCCGAGGGGGCCGATGCCTACCGAGCTCGGCTGCTGCGGGCCTGGGACTGGTGGTACCGTTCGGGGACGGTGCGCGGTTTGGAAAATGCAATGGCCATCCTGGGATATACGGCCAAAATCTATGAACTGTTTCGCTCAATCCCGGCGCGCTGGGCCGAGTTCAGTTTGACATTAAGGCCCACTAACCCTCAGAGCGTGCCGAATTGGGCGGATGATGGAATTTGGGAGGACGACGGAATGCTGTGGGGAGTACAGCTCAGCGCCGACGAGCGAGCGCGCATTTTGGGAGTGGTTAACTCCCTAAAGGCGGCCCACAGCGTCCTTGCATATTGTTTCTACATAACCGGAGGTGCCATTTGGGGAGAGACAGATGAGCTGTGGCAAGACGACGGCGTGTGGGACGAAGGGGAAATTGTCGAGATCTACAGGAGGACTTAA
- a CDS encoding baseplate J/gp47 family protein — translation MPEISLQQLLSPKSADQVLGELLTALAGRGFVTNDWYSGGWERTLLEVDAAALADLYLMAIEIAKGGYGSLAKGGWLDAWAFDLFGLERYPAVRNVRKLELRAEGWAGPYTIAERQLWASSAQQGGLLWNNTEGGTLPPGGTLLLTFEAEGPGAQYNVPGGTIRFLVTPLPGVSVTNPPDAILTLGADAETDASLLRRARLQWAKLSRGRVRDFYEAYARDADPSITKVKILDQHPRGMGTVDVILWGEGGLSSEAVARANALIQEYRSITANVAVYAATPITIARSYRVEVYSGYKAQAQAAVTSALAALERGLEIGGTLYHAAIIEALMVEHVRNVVPLSGSSDTALEPSQVAVLNLDLQWMEV, via the coding sequence GTGCCTGAAATTAGCCTGCAACAACTCCTTTCCCCCAAATCCGCCGACCAAGTGCTCGGCGAGCTGCTGACGGCCCTGGCCGGGCGTGGCTTCGTCACCAACGACTGGTACTCCGGCGGCTGGGAGCGCACCCTGCTGGAGGTGGACGCGGCGGCGCTGGCCGACCTGTACCTGATGGCCATCGAAATCGCCAAGGGAGGCTACGGCAGCCTGGCCAAAGGGGGCTGGCTGGACGCCTGGGCCTTTGACCTCTTCGGCCTCGAGCGCTACCCCGCGGTGCGCAACGTGCGCAAGCTGGAGCTGCGGGCCGAGGGCTGGGCCGGCCCCTACACCATCGCCGAGCGCCAACTCTGGGCCTCCTCCGCACAGCAGGGCGGCCTGCTGTGGAACAACACCGAGGGGGGTACGCTTCCCCCCGGCGGCACCCTACTGCTCACCTTCGAGGCCGAAGGCCCTGGAGCGCAATACAACGTCCCAGGCGGGACTATCCGCTTCCTGGTCACCCCCTTGCCCGGCGTGAGCGTGACCAATCCACCTGACGCCATCCTCACGCTCGGGGCCGACGCCGAGACCGACGCGTCCCTGCTGCGCCGCGCCCGGTTGCAGTGGGCCAAACTGAGCCGGGGCCGGGTGCGCGACTTCTACGAGGCCTACGCCCGCGACGCCGACCCTTCCATCACCAAAGTGAAAATCCTCGACCAGCACCCCCGCGGGATGGGGACGGTGGACGTGATCCTGTGGGGCGAGGGTGGGCTGAGCTCCGAGGCCGTGGCCAGGGCCAACGCCCTGATCCAGGAGTATCGAAGCATTACTGCCAACGTGGCGGTTTATGCGGCCACGCCGATCACCATCGCTCGCTCGTACCGGGTCGAGGTGTACTCGGGCTACAAAGCCCAGGCTCAGGCCGCCGTCACCTCAGCCCTGGCCGCACTAGAGCGTGGCCTGGAGATCGGTGGAACGCTCTACCACGCCGCGATCATCGAGGCGCTGATGGTGGAGCACGTGCGCAACGTGGTGCCCCTGAGCGGCTCGAGCGACACCGCGCTGGAGCCAAGCCAGGTGGCGGTGCTCAATCTGGATTTGCAGTGGATGGAGGTGTAA